The Arachis ipaensis cultivar K30076 chromosome B07, Araip1.1, whole genome shotgun sequence genome includes a window with the following:
- the LOC107609094 gene encoding nucleolar MIF4G domain-containing protein 1 has translation MPQTEAEKSRRERRKESRLAKNASKHQSWLLHQKSRAIKRSKDDSDRKTKTNLEQPVSTSFEEKEGLGFDSDSEKHVRAEESVVSVAICGSDTKKMKKLKKGSKGCSRKKSGKEFFGLDADIAAKKDLELERKLSKKLKVKEGKLRGLDDGLNILLEGMLPAMDLFGEEDTHGASELPKKRLKKSLLSKKHKEEILPNEGMEVETIDGAFELMRTSDQDGALGDVADCGTVRKKHKKRKLLRQEQEDNVVDDDLCISNTVESMAMEVASEHVSAEVPAKKEKGKYIAPHLRARAGNESEEHTQIRRRIRGLLNRLSESNVESITGELSTIFQSVARSVASHIMIEEALASCSGGPRGNEQYAAVFAAFVAGMACLVGVDFSAKFMASFAKCFEDEYLKEDNLSLRNLTLLLSYLCIFGVCSSDLIYDFLVMLSKRLTEIDVSIILAVLQCCGMKIRADDPISMKNFIVSVQKTTNDLKASSRDNHEKRNSKRMEFMLETICDIKNNKKRQKEDPAHHTRIKKWLQKLRVDDILLRGLKWSKLLDPDKKGQWWLPGDLASATDNVEEVANRIDKDVLETQRMLQLAAAQKMNTDARRAIFCIIMSGEDYIDAFEKLLRLELPGKQDRDIMRVLLECCLQEKVFNKYYTVLATKLCEHDKNHKFTLQFCIWDHFKELDSMQLMRSMHLAKFVAEMVSSFTLSLAVLKTVELSDLNLLSPRRVMHFRMLFEAIFEYPDSTVWNVFTRVAVAPELEGLRQGIEFFGKEYIVKSNKDLNQKFKLVKRALNNVEGVLM, from the exons ATGCCTCAAACAGAGGCTGAGAAATCGCGGCGAGAACGGAGGAAAGAATCCCGTTTGGCAAAGAATGCATCCAAACACCAATCATGGCTTCTCCACCAG AAATCTCGAGCTATCAAAAGAAGTAAAGATGATTCGGATAGGAAAACTAAGACAAACTTGGAGCAACCAGTTAGTACTAGTTTTGAGGAAAaagagggtttagggtttgattCGGATTCTGAGAAACATGTGAGAGCTGAAGAGAGTGTTGTATCAGTGGCAATTTGTGGCTCTGATACTAAGAAAATGAAGAAGTTGAAGAAGGGTTCTAAGGGATGTTCCAGGAAGAAGAGTGGCAAAGAGTTTTTTGGGCTGGATGCTGATATAGCTGCGAAGAAGGATCTTGAGTTGGAAAGGAAGCTTTCCAAGAAGCTTAAGGTGAAGGAAGGGAAATTAAGGGGTTTGGATGATGGGTTGAACATATTGCTCGAAGGAATGTTGCCTGCTATGGATTTATTTGGAGAAGAGGATACTCATGGTGCTAGTGAATTGCCGAAGAAAAGGTTGAAGAAGAGCTTGTTGAGTAAGAAGCATAAGGAGGAAATATTGCCAAATGAAGGGATGGAAGTAGAGACAATAGATGGAGCGTTTGAGCTCATGAGAACTTCTGATCAAGATGGAGCATTAGGAGATGTTGCTGATTGTGGAACTGTGAGGAAGAAGCATAAgaagagaaagttgttgagacAAGAGCAAGAAGACAATGTGGTGGATGATGATTTGTGCATATCGAATACTGTAGAATCCATGGCAATGGAGGTGGCATCAGAGCATGTTTCTGCTGAAGTTCcagcaaagaaagaaaagggaaaataTATTGCACCTCACTTGAGAGCTCGTGCTGGAAATGAATCTGAAGAGCATACTCAGATACGAAGACGTATACGAG GACTTCTTAATAGGCTTTCTGAATCTAATGTTGAATCAATTACTGGAGAATTGTCAACAATCTTTCAG TCTGTTGCACGTAGTGTAGCTTCACACATTATGATTGAGGAGGCTTTGGCATCATGCTCAGGTGGGCCACGGGGCAATGAACA GTACGCTGCTGTTTTTGCTGCATTTGTTGCAGGGATGGCCTGTTTAGTTGGTGTTGACTTCAGTGCAAAGTTTATGGCATCCTTTGCCAAATGCTTTGAG GATGAGTACCTTAAAGAGGACAATCTCTCTCTGCGGAATCTTACACTTCTCTTATCCTATTTATGCATATTTGGGGTCTGTTCTAG TGATTTAATATATGACTTTCTAGTCATGTTGAGCAAGCGATTGACCGAGATAGATGTCTCTATCATATTGGCAGTTCTACAGt GTTGTGGAATGAAAATTAGGGCTGATGATCCAATTTCCATGAAAAATTTTATCGTTAGTGTTCAGAAGACGACAAATGACCTGAAGGCTTCCTCCAGAGATAATCATGAAAAGAGAAATAGTAAAAGA ATGGAGTTCATGCTTGAAACCATATGTGACATCAAGAACAACAAGAAAAGACAAAAGGAGGACCCTGCACACCACACTCGGATTAAGAAGTGGTTGCAGAAG TTAAGAGTGGATGACATTTTACTTAGAGGTCTTAAATGGAGCAAGTTACTTGATCCTGATAAGAAGGGTCAGTGGTGGTTACCTGGGGATTTGGCTTCTGCAACAGATAATGTTGAAGAAGTTGCTAACAGAATCGACAAAGATGTTCTTGAAACACAACGCATGCTTCAGCTTGCCGCTGCACAAAAGATGAACACAGATGCCAGAAGAGCAATCTTCTGTATAATAATGAGTGGTGAGGACTATATTGATGCATTTGAGAAGCTTCTTCGATTGGAATTACCTGGGAAGCAG GACAGAGATATAATGCGGGTTCTTCTCGAGTGTTGCTTGCAAGAGAAAGTTTTTAACAAGTATTATACGGTGCTGGCGACGAAATTGTGCGAGCATGACAAAAATCACAAGTTTACTCTGCAG TTTTGCATTTGGGACCACTTTAAGGAACTTGATTCAATGCAGCTTATGAGGTCAATGCACCTTGCCAAATTTGTGGCTGAAATGGTTTCCTCTTTCACCCTCTCCCTTGCAGTGTTGAAGACTGTGGAGCTCAGTGATCTCAACCTGTTATCCCCAAGAAGAGTTATGCATTTCCGCATGCTGTTTGAGGCCATCTTCGAGTACCCTGATAGCACCGTCTGGAATGTATTCACACGTGTGGCCGTGGCCCCTGAACTCGAGGGTCTTCGACAAGGCATTGAATTCTTCGGTAAAGAGTACATTGTCAAATCCAACAAAGATCTAAATCAGAAGTTTAAGTTGGTAAAAAGAGCCCTTAATAATGTAGAAGGAGTTTTGATGTGA
- the LOC107606910 gene encoding uncharacterized protein LOC107606910, whose protein sequence is MFFNGPNNEPVLCRAFPTYLDGAALLWFSKLPVGSISSFEELVKSFIDYFAAARIYVHGSDYLGTIRQGPQESLKDYLTRFAEATMEIPDLDPTVHLHALKAGLRPGKFRETIAVTKPKTLEEFRERMAGQMEIEELREAEKMEKRQPRREDDKTTRSVNIKDSRKPFRLTPKFDNYTKFNTNREKIIKEILNAKIIKPPARAGNYQDQRFVDKSKQCAFHQKYGRTTNECVIAKDLLERLARQGLLDKYIEGRKHKEGNKDREERHQAPGHKEDNKWSNNTPPKSIINCISGGFARGGETTSA, encoded by the coding sequence ATGTTTTTCAATGGCCCTAACAATGAACCTGTTCTTTGTAGAGCTTTTCCTACCTACCTCGACGGCGCTGCGCtactttggttttcaaaattacCTGTAGGTTCGATCTCTTCCTTTGAAGAACTGGTAAAGTCCTTTATAGACTACTTCGCTGCAGCACGGATATACGTACACGGATCAGATTACCTCGGCACCATCCGCCAAGGTCCCCAAGAAAGCTTGAAAGACTATCTGACCAGATTTGCAGAAGCAACAATGGAAATACCCGATCTTGACCCCACCGTACACCTGCATGCCCTAAAGGCCGGACTCCGACCCGGAAAATTCAGAGAGACAATCGCAGTAACTAAGCCGAAGACATTGGAAGAATTTCGAGAAAGAATGGCAGGACAGATGGAGATTGAAGAACTCCGCGAAGCCGAAAAAATGGAAAAAAGACAACCGAGGAGAGAGGATGACAAGACCACAAGGTCGGTAAATATCAAAGACTCCAGAAAGCCCTTCAGACTGACCCCAAAATTCGACAACTACACCAAATTCAACACAAATAGGGAGAAGATAATTAAAGAAATCCTCAAcgctaaaatcataaaaccaccaGCAAGGGCAGGAAACTACCAAGACCAGCGATTTGTCGACAAAAGCAAACAATGCGCTTTCCATCAGAAGTATGGACGTACAACTAACGAGTGCGTGATAGCTAAAGATCTGCTAGAAAGACTGGCTCGGCAAGGCCTCCTAGACAAATACATCGAAGGAAGAAAGCATAAAGAAGGTAACAAGGACCGAGAAGAACGCCATCAAGCTCCAGGGCACAAGGAGGACAACAAATGGTCAAACAACACTCCACCAAAAAGTATCATAAACTGTATATCTGGAGGATTCGCCAGGGGAGGTGAAACAACTTCGGCGTGA